The Lacrimispora xylanolytica genome has a segment encoding these proteins:
- a CDS encoding 3-oxoacyl-ACP synthase III family protein: MAFIVNTAQYLPANEIFNDDLTQFPPKYRQLIEEKAGIKTRRHVTDECTSDLGALAVKELLRKTGMNPAEVDVLICATSSPDRIQPATATRIQEMCGFKNAYAFDINSVCSGGIYGLKIASSLINDGAKNVIVVASEVYSKLLNPKDIATFPYFGDGAAAVLLSGHGAFELKDILLFSDGSGCDVIQVPAGGSMLPAANVKKERDYYFSMEGQTVYRFACEKGSELIGLLSKRNEVAADRVITHQANLNIIKEIARRTDVSDEKFFINVDKYANTAGASVLIALSEYLESEEAKKENHVFLAAFGGGLSWGGCYLKKEHDIK; the protein is encoded by the coding sequence ATGGCTTTTATCGTAAATACGGCGCAGTATCTGCCTGCCAATGAGATATTCAATGATGACTTGACCCAGTTTCCGCCAAAATACCGGCAGCTCATTGAAGAAAAAGCTGGGATTAAGACAAGAAGGCACGTGACAGATGAGTGCACTTCGGATCTTGGAGCTTTGGCGGTGAAAGAGCTTTTACGTAAGACCGGGATGAATCCCGCAGAGGTTGATGTTCTTATTTGTGCAACATCATCCCCTGACCGGATACAGCCTGCCACTGCTACCAGGATACAGGAAATGTGCGGGTTTAAAAATGCCTATGCATTTGATATTAATTCAGTCTGCAGCGGAGGAATCTACGGACTAAAGATTGCTTCTTCTCTCATAAATGACGGGGCGAAGAATGTAATCGTGGTGGCTTCAGAGGTATACAGCAAGTTATTAAATCCAAAGGATATTGCTACGTTTCCTTATTTTGGGGACGGGGCAGCAGCCGTTCTTTTATCCGGTCATGGAGCTTTTGAACTAAAAGACATCCTGCTTTTTTCCGATGGAAGCGGCTGTGATGTGATTCAGGTTCCGGCAGGAGGAAGTATGCTTCCGGCAGCCAACGTTAAAAAGGAGCGTGATTATTATTTTTCCATGGAGGGACAAACTGTGTACCGTTTTGCCTGCGAGAAGGGAAGCGAGCTGATTGGACTCCTTTCTAAGAGGAATGAGGTGGCGGCGGACAGGGTCATCACCCATCAGGCCAATTTAAACATTATCAAAGAAATTGCCAGACGCACAGACGTTTCTGATGAGAAGTTCTTTATCAATGTGGACAAATATGCGAACACAGCCGGTGCTTCCGTTCTCATTGCCTTAAGCGAATATCTGGAGTCGGAAGAAGCGAAAAAAGAAAATCATGTATTTCTTGCAGCCTTTGGAGGCGGTCTTTCCTGGGGAGGATGCTATTTAAAGAAAGAACATGATATCAAATAA
- a CDS encoding cyclic lactone autoinducer peptide: protein MKKLSVVMGNVVVALALKSAVTTSNLACGYIYYQPEMPKEAKKLRKF from the coding sequence ATGAAAAAATTATCTGTTGTAATGGGAAATGTTGTAGTTGCTCTTGCTCTTAAATCAGCTGTTACCACAAGCAATTTGGCGTGCGGATATATTTATTATCAGCCTGAGATGCCAAAAGAAGCAAAGAAATTAAGAAAATTCTAA
- a CDS encoding acyl-CoA thioesterase: MDSFKHVNNSVYLNYLETVRWNFFREFSMMEDLEREKLYPVVIEVNVKYIKELRLFDRFVINSRYWIESNYIVSDHKAVCEGQKTTMMKAKVKMLLVSEDRIVYDIPPHIREVFSAEEPVIAHKGE; this comes from the coding sequence CTGGATTCTTTCAAACATGTAAATAATTCTGTTTATTTAAATTATTTAGAGACCGTGCGCTGGAATTTCTTTCGGGAGTTTTCCATGATGGAGGACTTAGAACGGGAGAAGCTATATCCGGTTGTCATAGAGGTAAATGTCAAATATATCAAAGAATTGCGGCTGTTTGACCGGTTTGTGATAAACAGCCGTTACTGGATAGAAAGCAATTATATTGTATCCGACCATAAAGCGGTATGTGAGGGTCAGAAAACCACCATGATGAAAGCAAAGGTAAAAATGCTTCTTGTGTCAGAGGATCGGATTGTATATGATATACCTCCCCATATCAGAGAGGTGTTTTCAGCCGAAGAACCAGTCATAGCCCACAAGGGGGAATGA
- a CDS encoding acyl carrier protein produces MRQLNEETKKEIKDMVYSFLADECEVSISELKEDLSVIDDLDGDSLMFVEMIEQLKKKYSLNIQMQNIGKYLLKNPANTIKEVVETAYLVYEKENDIVEV; encoded by the coding sequence ATGAGACAATTAAATGAAGAAACAAAAAAAGAAATTAAGGACATGGTGTACTCATTTTTAGCTGATGAGTGTGAGGTTTCCATCAGTGAGCTGAAAGAGGACCTATCTGTCATTGATGATTTAGATGGTGATTCCCTGATGTTTGTAGAGATGATCGAGCAGTTAAAGAAGAAATACAGTTTAAACATCCAGATGCAGAACATTGGGAAATATTTGCTTAAGAATCCGGCAAACACCATCAAAGAGGTGGTTGAGACAGCCTATCTGGTTTATGAAAAGGAAAATGATATCGTAGAGGTATGA
- a CDS encoding nucleotide disphospho-sugar-binding domain-containing protein, with protein sequence MKKIMFISLPVSGHVNPQLNLCKELSQRNVNLIYYTFEQYFHKFDQMDGVDLRKYPDDFYHYYNKLAADEKLQSQFMNLLYVFYTFTEKLLPFMMKEVEKEKPDLIICDTLAIWSKIAARYFHIPYVYFVSSFMGDKIMMKETPAFTMSLVKSAAVSIPYIMKFNTIIKRLEKQYGKVVDKPWNIMEPEGKFTMVVTSKDFHPGGYKYPSNVKFVGPAFVDKEDLTEKKDTIFISLGTICFSHTYWDICIDASKDLGYQVVVSFGGNKNNKVNEENLPDHVTVYENLSLEEYRKVLKRSVLFISHGGFNSISDSILYETPLIICPGHAEQASNGRVVEADGCGKLFMANTEAFQKDNLKALILQVIEDDTMKKNLSKYRKSFLESPGFQKVVDELDQEFQLF encoded by the coding sequence TTGAAAAAGATCATGTTTATCAGTCTTCCGGTATCCGGGCACGTAAACCCGCAGCTCAACCTGTGTAAAGAATTATCCCAGCGTAATGTGAACCTGATTTATTATACCTTTGAGCAGTATTTCCATAAGTTTGACCAGATGGATGGGGTGGATTTGAGGAAATACCCCGATGATTTCTATCATTATTATAATAAGCTTGCGGCAGATGAGAAGCTTCAGTCACAGTTTATGAATCTGCTTTATGTATTTTATACATTTACAGAGAAGCTCCTCCCCTTCATGATGAAAGAAGTGGAAAAAGAGAAGCCGGATCTTATTATATGCGATACCCTGGCCATCTGGAGCAAGATTGCTGCCAGATACTTTCATATTCCTTATGTGTATTTTGTAAGCAGCTTCATGGGAGATAAGATCATGATGAAAGAAACACCTGCCTTTACCATGAGCCTGGTAAAAAGTGCAGCGGTCTCCATTCCCTATATCATGAAGTTTAACACCATTATAAAGCGGTTGGAAAAGCAGTATGGCAAGGTGGTTGATAAGCCATGGAATATCATGGAGCCGGAAGGGAAATTTACGATGGTAGTGACCTCCAAGGATTTTCATCCCGGCGGGTATAAGTATCCCTCCAATGTTAAATTCGTAGGCCCTGCTTTTGTGGACAAAGAAGATCTCACGGAAAAAAAAGATACTATATTCATCAGCCTTGGTACCATATGTTTCAGCCATACCTATTGGGATATCTGCATTGATGCTTCCAAAGACTTAGGATATCAGGTGGTGGTATCCTTTGGCGGCAACAAGAATAATAAAGTAAATGAAGAAAACTTACCGGATCACGTAACGGTTTATGAGAATCTAAGCCTGGAGGAATACCGCAAAGTATTAAAACGGTCTGTATTATTCATATCCCACGGTGGGTTTAACAGCATCAGTGATTCCATTCTTTATGAAACACCCCTCATTATATGCCCTGGTCATGCAGAGCAGGCCAGCAATGGAAGAGTGGTGGAAGCAGATGGCTGCGGTAAGCTTTTTATGGCAAATACAGAAGCGTTCCAGAAGGATAACTTAAAGGCACTGATTCTTCAGGTAATTGAAGATGATACCATGAAAAAGAATTTATCCAAATATCGCAAGTCTTTTTTAGAATCCCCTGGATTTCAGAAGGTAGTAGATGAATTAGACCAGGAATTTCAATTGTTCTGA
- a CDS encoding accessory gene regulator B family protein: MEEDRAIYQFGLEMLFLNLVNLLSAAFIGLFMGQLLECFMFLALFIPLRCHAGGYHAENPLCCYFLSNAVIVFALLLLRTSPVMMARGAGVVFLLLSAVMAAILAPVENLNKPLDEAEKRVYGFRTRVVLIIQVLIGLVCYAYAYYQGVWIILLTIVLVVITELLGLLQNTFSRSR; the protein is encoded by the coding sequence ATGGAAGAGGACAGGGCTATCTACCAGTTTGGTCTTGAGATGCTGTTCCTCAATCTTGTTAATTTGTTATCAGCAGCTTTTATAGGACTTTTTATGGGACAACTGTTGGAATGCTTTATGTTCCTGGCACTTTTTATTCCACTTCGCTGTCATGCAGGAGGATATCATGCAGAGAATCCACTGTGCTGTTATTTTTTGTCCAATGCAGTCATTGTTTTCGCTCTTTTACTCCTTCGCACCTCTCCCGTAATGATGGCGAGGGGCGCAGGGGTGGTCTTCTTACTTTTATCCGCAGTCATGGCAGCAATTCTGGCCCCTGTGGAAAACTTAAATAAGCCACTGGATGAAGCGGAGAAAAGGGTTTATGGATTCCGGACCCGGGTTGTATTAATTATCCAGGTTCTTATTGGTCTGGTCTGCTATGCATACGCCTATTACCAGGGAGTATGGATTATTTTACTAACCATTGTTCTCGTGGTAATAACAGAACTACTGGGGCTTTTACAAAATACCTTTAGCCGCAGCCGATGA
- a CDS encoding enoyl-CoA hydratase/isomerase family protein, whose translation MNRVSSPMVEYDTVGENIGVLRLHNGRDNLVDHAVFLDLTELKQWLQRNSFQGLIITGNGRNFSKGANVERIKGYKHCPEILEEELNEGKKILSYIEELPLITVAAIEGACFGAGLEIALSCNYRLASESALFSFPEVTLGLLPGFGGTIRLPKLIGQRAAKKLILSGDMIHAQEALRLGLVDETTGKKEAFFKAVELVEGLAKRCSARQMECFDHIMDQPGSDYWPVYEKESRYFGELIRAMDI comes from the coding sequence ATGAACAGAGTATCGTCGCCCATGGTGGAATATGATACGGTGGGAGAAAACATCGGAGTGTTGAGACTTCATAACGGAAGAGATAATCTGGTGGATCATGCCGTTTTTCTGGATCTTACAGAGCTTAAACAGTGGCTCCAGCGAAATTCCTTTCAGGGACTGATTATAACAGGGAACGGAAGGAATTTCAGCAAGGGTGCCAATGTGGAGCGGATCAAAGGGTATAAGCACTGCCCGGAAATACTGGAAGAGGAACTGAATGAAGGAAAGAAAATCTTATCCTACATAGAAGAACTGCCTCTTATCACAGTGGCAGCCATTGAAGGTGCCTGCTTTGGTGCCGGTCTTGAAATTGCTCTTAGCTGCAATTACCGCCTGGCGTCTGAATCCGCTTTATTTTCTTTTCCAGAGGTCACTCTGGGCTTGTTACCTGGGTTTGGCGGAACGATCAGACTTCCGAAGCTAATCGGGCAAAGGGCAGCAAAAAAGCTGATTTTATCCGGAGATATGATTCACGCTCAGGAGGCACTGCGCCTGGGGCTGGTGGATGAGACCACGGGAAAGAAAGAAGCGTTTTTTAAAGCAGTGGAACTGGTGGAAGGACTGGCAAAACGCTGTTCGGCCAGACAAATGGAATGCTTTGATCACATAATGGATCAGCCGGGGTCTGATTACTGGCCCGTGTACGAGAAAGAAAGCAGATACTTTGGCGAACTTATAAGGGCCATGGATATCTGA
- a CDS encoding GNAT family N-acetyltransferase produces MEFRLLMEDSQKLKFVHGWEHAFSRSFEMRDYEWIFDPRNLVYGAFEQDTLCAGYCILQSQAVFQGNLVKSGLCNNVFVTPEYQGCHLFTKLGRYVLSAVGEMGIQILVGLPNESSLPGHRRVGWTTFPPNFYLEKKILEDESVTQLEDERITLMTSLNFPLWKEAFTEFAFKISSGRSFSIIKEADYFSWRYLRRPSGDYKIFIYQEHGRVKGYVVYKYYQPFKRIHILDVEAENETVFFELLKAAGTIKESVSLINVLSSTIYADYFSRAGYCKSAEYSNLIAYDPLSKAPVSLGDTCNLVIGDNEVF; encoded by the coding sequence GTGGAATTTAGATTGTTAATGGAAGATTCACAAAAGCTTAAGTTTGTACATGGCTGGGAGCATGCATTTAGCCGGTCCTTTGAAATGCGGGATTATGAATGGATCTTTGATCCCCGTAATCTTGTCTATGGAGCCTTTGAACAGGATACCTTGTGCGCAGGATATTGTATTCTGCAAAGCCAGGCTGTGTTTCAAGGGAATCTGGTAAAGAGCGGACTATGCAACAATGTGTTTGTCACGCCAGAATATCAGGGATGCCATTTGTTTACAAAGCTTGGGCGGTATGTACTTTCAGCGGTCGGTGAAATGGGAATACAGATTTTAGTTGGATTGCCAAATGAAAGCTCTCTTCCGGGACATCGAAGAGTGGGGTGGACTACATTTCCTCCAAATTTCTATCTGGAAAAAAAGATATTAGAAGATGAGAGCGTAACTCAGTTAGAGGATGAGAGGATTACTCTCATGACCTCTCTTAATTTTCCGTTGTGGAAAGAGGCTTTTACTGAATTTGCCTTTAAAATCTCCTCTGGAAGATCATTTTCCATTATTAAAGAGGCAGATTACTTTTCCTGGCGATATTTAAGACGTCCTTCTGGAGATTATAAAATATTTATCTATCAGGAGCATGGAAGGGTGAAGGGATATGTGGTGTATAAGTACTACCAGCCTTTTAAACGGATCCATATCCTTGATGTAGAAGCAGAGAATGAGACTGTCTTTTTCGAATTATTGAAGGCGGCAGGAACCATAAAAGAATCGGTTTCTCTCATTAACGTGTTAAGCTCTACCATTTATGCAGATTATTTTAGTCGTGCTGGATACTGTAAAAGCGCAGAATACAGCAACTTAATAGCATATGATCCTCTGTCAAAGGCCCCGGTTTCTCTTGGAGATACCTGTAATCTGGTCATAGGGGATAATGAAGTTTTTTAA
- the iorA gene encoding indolepyruvate ferredoxin oxidoreductase subunit alpha, whose amino-acid sequence MHMKHILLGNEAVARGAFEYGVTVASAYPGTPSTEITENIKKYESINTEWSPNEKVALEVGIGASIAGARTIVSMKHVGLNVAADALMSISYPGVNAGLLLAVADDPSQHSSQNEQDTRYFGMAAKVPILEPSDSQECKDFVGIGLEISETFDTPVILRLNTRISHSQSMVELLDQVPFQLKEYDKNPNKYIVAPAVAKKRRVVAEERLRKLEAFAETTELNTVEYQSRDIGIITNGIAYQYSKEVLPEASYLKLGLSYPLPRKKITEFIRSCKTVYVIEELEPIIEEKIKSWGLSVIGKDVIPVIGELNQEIIRAAVLKERIDGVTSELTKDIPVRPPVLCPGCHHRGVFYVLNKLKLHVSGDIGCYTLAAFAPLSSMDTSICMGASIGMAFGFEKARGKEFSKRTVAVIGDSTFVHSGITGLIDVVYNQGNTTVIILDNSTTAMTGHQDHPGTGCTIRGEKSQAVDFVALAKAIGIKRIQTVDAHDITELERIVIEETQAEEPSVIITKRPCVLLKNSSLIHKPLSIKECKGCKACMKIGCPAISFSHSRAEIKKELCVGCELCTRICKFDAIKKEA is encoded by the coding sequence ATACATATGAAACATATACTCTTAGGAAATGAAGCGGTTGCAAGAGGTGCTTTTGAGTATGGAGTGACAGTTGCATCTGCCTATCCGGGAACACCCAGTACGGAAATTACAGAGAATATTAAAAAGTATGAATCCATTAATACAGAATGGTCTCCCAATGAAAAAGTAGCCTTAGAAGTAGGGATCGGGGCTTCCATCGCAGGAGCCAGAACCATTGTATCCATGAAGCATGTGGGACTGAATGTTGCGGCTGATGCCCTGATGTCCATCTCTTATCCGGGTGTAAATGCCGGTCTGCTCCTTGCAGTCGCAGATGATCCAAGTCAGCACAGCTCTCAGAATGAGCAGGATACAAGATATTTTGGAATGGCGGCAAAGGTTCCCATTCTGGAGCCTTCCGACAGCCAGGAATGTAAGGATTTTGTGGGTATCGGGCTGGAAATCAGTGAGACCTTTGACACCCCGGTCATCTTAAGGTTAAATACGAGAATCTCCCATTCACAAAGCATGGTGGAGCTTCTCGATCAAGTACCCTTCCAGTTAAAGGAGTATGATAAGAATCCCAATAAGTACATCGTGGCTCCGGCAGTAGCAAAAAAGAGACGAGTGGTAGCAGAAGAGCGGTTAAGAAAGCTGGAGGCATTTGCTGAGACCACAGAGCTTAATACAGTGGAGTATCAGAGCAGGGACATTGGAATTATTACAAACGGCATAGCGTATCAATATTCCAAGGAGGTGCTTCCGGAAGCTTCCTATTTAAAACTGGGCCTTTCTTATCCTCTTCCCAGAAAGAAGATTACGGAATTTATAAGGAGCTGTAAGACCGTCTATGTCATTGAAGAACTGGAACCCATAATAGAAGAGAAGATTAAATCCTGGGGGCTTTCAGTCATTGGCAAAGACGTGATTCCTGTTATTGGAGAGTTAAATCAGGAAATCATCCGTGCCGCCGTGCTTAAGGAAAGGATTGATGGAGTGACATCAGAGCTTACAAAGGATATTCCTGTAAGACCTCCGGTTCTCTGTCCAGGCTGTCATCACAGAGGGGTGTTCTATGTCTTAAATAAACTAAAGCTTCATGTCTCGGGAGATATCGGCTGTTATACTCTGGCGGCTTTTGCACCTTTAAGCTCTATGGATACTTCCATCTGTATGGGAGCCAGCATTGGTATGGCCTTTGGGTTTGAAAAGGCAAGAGGAAAAGAATTTTCAAAAAGAACGGTTGCGGTGATAGGAGATTCCACGTTTGTTCATTCCGGCATTACAGGTCTGATTGATGTGGTATATAACCAGGGTAATACTACGGTCATCATACTTGATAATTCCACCACTGCAATGACCGGACACCAGGATCACCCAGGAACTGGCTGTACCATTCGGGGGGAGAAAAGTCAGGCGGTTGATTTTGTAGCTCTGGCAAAGGCCATTGGAATCAAACGGATCCAGACCGTAGACGCCCATGATATCACGGAGCTGGAGCGAATCGTCATAGAAGAGACTCAAGCGGAAGAGCCTTCGGTAATCATAACGAAGCGTCCCTGTGTCCTCCTTAAAAACTCCTCTTTGATCCATAAGCCTCTGAGCATCAAGGAATGCAAAGGGTGCAAGGCATGCATGAAGATTGGTTGTCCTGCCATTTCTTTTTCCCACAGCAGGGCAGAGATAAAAAAAGAGCTTTGTGTTGGATGCGAGCTTTGCACCAGAATCTGCAAATTCGATGCCATTAAAAAAGAGGCGTAA
- a CDS encoding aldehyde ferredoxin oxidoreductase family protein has translation MEYIHDNQIATINLTTGDVRLEEITRELRTNYIGGPGINTKILYDSDAADHDALSEKNLLIFGIGPSVGTGLPASNRCTITAKSPITDAYGDSNLGGEFNVRLRTVGIDHLVFSGRSDHPVYVLIKSNREIEILDASELWGMYTEKVTELLTERHGKGSEVTCIGPAGENLVRFASVIMSKCHVAGRTGMGCVMGAKKLKAIVVEKKVGKPQVYHQEKVKEIRDQWIKKCRASVILKSGSIQGTLMLIKRYHKQGALPIRNFQAADDKKVKELYAENFLYKHETKRKACIYCPVGCAREYEIKEGRYKGEKGDRLDYGAVAGIGPLNGIFDWASILHLKNLSDNLGFDAIEGGSTIGFILECYQRGIIKDPEKIYEFGNADDVEELMHKICRREGIGDIAAEGAYRASIVLHAEEYAFCIRKSSSGLHSNSHLAKSLSYLTSTRGADHLKGYVFTAVFGGFFSEVVSKHIFKTKAEKNFSKVEKKGRVVCWHENYKYAIDCLGLCLFAITALPSAGVAYFNEFAEVTNAILNTDLTDEDIYTAGERIYQLQNAFNVACGLKLEDYHWPERKKEDGVKEKFLKDTTIKVGGEEGMLPEYFRYRGLTPEGLPTVKRFQELGISMYIDKAKATDLKDVMSIEALLKEVGLNAELTKKENRINEVMSSLICKLMTKQDEKALRNMKHE, from the coding sequence GTGGAATATATTCATGACAATCAGATTGCTACCATTAACTTAACCACTGGTGATGTGAGATTGGAAGAAATCACCAGAGAGCTTAGAACGAATTACATAGGCGGTCCGGGAATCAATACGAAGATTTTATATGACTCTGATGCTGCTGACCATGATGCTCTTTCAGAAAAGAACTTATTGATCTTTGGCATCGGGCCAAGTGTAGGCACTGGGCTTCCAGCCAGTAACCGTTGTACCATTACAGCAAAAAGTCCCATTACCGACGCGTATGGTGATTCTAATCTGGGCGGAGAATTTAACGTCAGACTCCGTACAGTAGGAATCGATCACCTTGTATTTTCCGGAAGATCCGATCATCCTGTGTATGTTCTTATAAAAAGCAACCGTGAGATTGAGATACTAGATGCCAGCGAGCTTTGGGGAATGTATACGGAGAAAGTGACCGAGCTTCTTACGGAGCGTCATGGAAAAGGTTCAGAGGTTACCTGCATCGGGCCGGCGGGTGAGAATCTGGTACGGTTTGCAAGTGTCATCATGTCAAAATGCCATGTGGCAGGAAGAACGGGTATGGGATGTGTCATGGGGGCAAAAAAATTAAAAGCCATTGTAGTAGAAAAAAAGGTTGGAAAACCCCAGGTATATCACCAGGAAAAGGTCAAGGAAATCCGGGATCAGTGGATTAAGAAATGCAGGGCATCGGTTATCTTAAAATCCGGAAGCATTCAGGGAACCTTAATGTTAATCAAACGGTATCACAAGCAGGGAGCACTGCCCATCCGTAATTTTCAGGCGGCTGATGATAAAAAGGTGAAAGAGTTATATGCTGAGAACTTCCTGTACAAACATGAGACAAAACGTAAGGCTTGTATTTACTGTCCCGTTGGGTGCGCCAGAGAATATGAGATTAAGGAAGGGCGGTATAAGGGAGAAAAAGGAGATCGTCTGGACTATGGTGCAGTAGCGGGCATCGGTCCATTAAATGGGATCTTTGACTGGGCAAGCATTCTTCATCTAAAAAATCTAAGTGATAATCTTGGATTTGATGCCATTGAGGGTGGTTCCACCATTGGCTTCATCCTGGAGTGTTATCAAAGAGGTATCATAAAAGATCCAGAAAAGATATATGAATTTGGCAATGCAGATGATGTGGAGGAATTAATGCACAAAATCTGCCGCAGAGAAGGAATCGGAGACATTGCAGCAGAAGGTGCTTACCGGGCTTCCATTGTGTTACATGCCGAAGAGTATGCATTTTGTATCCGAAAATCTTCTTCTGGTCTTCATTCTAATTCCCATCTGGCAAAATCTTTAAGCTATCTCACCTCCACCAGAGGGGCAGATCACTTAAAGGGTTATGTATTTACTGCAGTCTTTGGCGGATTTTTCTCCGAGGTGGTTTCAAAGCATATCTTTAAAACAAAAGCGGAGAAAAACTTTTCTAAAGTTGAGAAAAAAGGCCGTGTGGTGTGCTGGCATGAAAATTATAAGTATGCGATTGATTGCCTGGGGCTGTGCCTGTTTGCTATCACAGCACTTCCAAGTGCAGGCGTTGCTTATTTTAATGAATTTGCAGAGGTTACTAACGCAATCCTGAATACGGATTTAACCGACGAAGATATATATACTGCCGGAGAGCGTATTTATCAGCTTCAAAATGCCTTTAATGTGGCATGTGGCTTAAAGCTGGAAGATTATCACTGGCCGGAGCGTAAAAAGGAAGATGGTGTGAAAGAAAAATTCCTGAAAGACACTACCATTAAGGTGGGGGGAGAGGAAGGAATGCTTCCGGAATATTTCCGGTACAGAGGTCTGACGCCAGAAGGGCTTCCTACGGTCAAACGATTTCAGGAATTGGGCATTTCCATGTATATAGATAAGGCTAAAGCCACAGATCTTAAAGATGTTATGTCCATAGAAGCTTTATTAAAAGAAGTTGGTCTAAATGCAGAGCTGACGAAAAAAGAAAACAGGATTAATGAGGTCATGAGTTCCCTGATTTGTAAGCTGATGACAAAACAGGACGAAAAAGCACTGCGTAACATGAAACATGAGTAG
- a CDS encoding indolepyruvate oxidoreductase subunit beta: protein MNILLSAVGGQGAVLASRILGKMAQNSGLDVKVSEVHGMSQRGGSVVTYVRFGEKIHSPIIEKGTADIILAFEMLEGARYVEWLKPGGTLITSSQRIDPMPVITGAAEYPEDLEERFQALPIHYKIIDALTYAKEAGNQKTVNVVLIGALAAITSIEEEKWRTAIKEAVKEKLVDINLKAFELGYENSKSMKTNRKNHEI, encoded by the coding sequence ATGAATATATTGTTATCAGCAGTTGGAGGTCAGGGAGCTGTGCTGGCCAGCAGAATTCTTGGTAAGATGGCTCAAAACAGCGGACTGGATGTGAAAGTCTCTGAAGTGCACGGCATGTCTCAAAGAGGCGGAAGTGTAGTTACATATGTGAGGTTTGGTGAAAAGATTCATTCTCCCATTATAGAGAAAGGAACTGCAGATATCATTCTTGCCTTTGAGATGCTGGAAGGCGCCAGATATGTGGAATGGCTAAAGCCGGGCGGAACCTTAATTACAAGCAGCCAACGGATTGACCCTATGCCTGTAATCACCGGCGCAGCGGAGTATCCAGAGGATTTGGAGGAGCGGTTTCAAGCCTTACCAATCCATTATAAGATCATTGATGCCCTTACCTATGCAAAAGAAGCCGGAAATCAAAAGACGGTTAACGTGGTCCTCATCGGGGCATTGGCAGCTATTACTAGCATAGAGGAAGAAAAATGGCGTACAGCCATAAAGGAAGCAGTAAAGGAAAAATTGGTGGACATCAATTTAAAAGCCTTTGAACTCGGATATGAAAACAGTAAATCTATGAAAACGAATAGGAAGAATCATGAGATATAG
- a CDS encoding sugar phosphate nucleotidyltransferase — MRGVILAGGHGTRLNPLTIITNKHLLPVYKKPMIYYPIETLAKVGIKDILIVTSGEYLGHFYKLLKTGEEFGVKLHYEIQEGNEGTGAALLCAEEFVRGDEFMVILGDNIVTEDLTSFVKEFESEKKEFSAKILITQSDNPKLYGVVEFKKNKITRLVEKPKEPFSNYVNTGLWIFKPEVFELLKQMKLSSRNEYETTDVLHHYAEQGQLTYGILTSKWTDAGTFEQLFEATVLMKELEEKEKKEIEKDHVYQSSGIRARKPAAQPV, encoded by the coding sequence ATGAGAGGTGTTATTTTAGCAGGCGGTCATGGAACGCGTCTGAATCCGTTAACGATCATTACCAACAAGCATTTGCTTCCAGTTTATAAAAAGCCTATGATCTATTACCCCATAGAGACCCTGGCTAAAGTGGGAATCAAAGATATCCTCATCGTAACGAGCGGAGAATATCTAGGGCATTTTTACAAGCTTTTAAAAACAGGCGAAGAGTTTGGCGTCAAGCTTCATTATGAGATTCAGGAAGGCAACGAAGGAACCGGAGCAGCTTTATTGTGCGCAGAAGAATTTGTTAGAGGTGATGAGTTTATGGTCATTCTTGGTGACAATATTGTGACGGAAGATTTAACATCATTTGTAAAAGAGTTTGAATCTGAGAAAAAAGAGTTCAGTGCCAAGATTCTTATTACCCAGTCGGATAATCCAAAACTTTACGGAGTGGTGGAATTTAAGAAAAATAAAATCACCAGGCTGGTGGAAAAGCCCAAAGAACCTTTCTCCAATTACGTCAACACCGGCTTATGGATCTTTAAGCCAGAGGTATTTGAGCTGTTAAAGCAGATGAAGCTAAGCTCAAGAAATGAATATGAAACCACGGATGTTCTCCACCACTATGCAGAACAGGGACAGCTTACCTATGGGATTTTAACTTCCAAATGGACCGATGCGGGAACCTTTGAACAGTTATTTGAGGCAACTGTATTGATGAAAGAGTTAGAAGAGAAGGAGAAAAAGGAAATTGAAAAAGATCATGTTTATCAGTCTTCCGGTATCCGGGCACGTAAACCCGCAGCTCAACCTGTGTAA